The region ATATTGTAGCGTTCTGTCAGTTCTTTCTTATGGTCTGTCACCAATTGGTTAAAGACACGAGCGCCTGCAGAACCACCAACAAACAATACTGTTGGCAATTTGGGATTAAAGTGAGTTTGAATATCCACCAATTCATCTGGTTCTGGACTTTTTTGGTCTGAAACCTTGGTCACTGCCCCCACATGCTCGACCTTAGACAAACTTGAAGCTTGCTCAAAGGTTGAATACATCTTCGTCGCAAATTTATAAGCGATTTTATTGGCCAAGCCCATAGACAGGTCAGATTCGTGAATAAAGACAGGCACTCCTGACACACGCGCTGCGATAACAGGCGGTACAGAGACAAAGCCCCCCTTTGAAAAAAGAGCCTGCGGACGAATTCGTAACATGATAAAGAGCGATTGTACAATTCCCCAAGCAACTTTGAAGACATCCAGCATATTTTGCCAAGAGAAATAACGACGCAATTTTCCAGTCGCAATGGAATGGAAGGTGACATCTAGACCCGACTTGAGGATTTCTTGGTGTTCAATACCACGCTTGTCTCCGATATAGTGGACTTCCCATCCATCTTCGATGAACTTGGGCATCAATAAAAGATTGAGGGTCACGTGTCCAACCGTCCCCCCACCTGTAAAGACAATTTTTTTCATATTATTCCTTTAACTCCGCTACTGTGTCGATAAAGAGGTCGCCACGTACTTCAAAGTTAGCATACATATCCCAGCTGGCATTGGCTGGACTGAGAAGAACCACGTCTCCTTGAGTCGCAAGCTCGTAGGCCTTGCGGGTCGCATCTGCAATGTCAGTCGCATCCACATATGCCACACCAGCCTTGTCTGCTGCCCGTTTGACACGTTCTGCAGACTGACCCAGGATGACCATCTTCTTGAGTCCAGTAATGTCTGGAACCAATTCGTCAAACTCATTGCCACGGTCCAAACCACCTGCAATCAAAATGACCTTGCTATTGTCAAATCCTGACAAGGCTTTTTGAGTAGCCAAGATATTGGTTGATTTGCTATCATTATAGAACTTGACACCCTTGATTTCATCCACAAATTGGAGACGGTGTTTGACACCTCCAAAGGCTGAAAGAGTTTCCTTGATGATCTGGTTATCCACACCACGAAGCTTGGCTACAGCAATCGTCGCAAGGGCATTTTCCACATTGTGGCTACCTGGAACTCCGATTTCATTCGCTTCCATGACAACTTCCCCACGGAAGTAGAGATGACCATCTTCCAGATAAGCTCCATCAACCTTTTCAAGTGTTGAGAATGGTACAACTGTAGCTTGTGTTTTAGTGGCCAATTCTTTTGCCAAGTCTTGGTTAAAGTTCAAGACAAGGAAATCAGCCGCTGTCATCTTGTTCTGGATATTCCACTTGGCTGCTACATATTCCTCAAAAGAACCATGATAATCGATATGAGTTGGCATGAGGTTGGTAATAACCGCAATCTCAGGATGGAATTCTTGAACGCCCATCAATTGGAAAGAAGAAAGTTCCATAACAAGAGTGTCCCTGTCTGACGCAGTTTGGGCCACTTGACTAGCTGGATAGCCGATATTCCCTGATAAAAGACCATGTTGGCCAGCAGCAGTCAAAACTTCCCCGATCATGGTCGTTGTGGTTGTTTTTCCATTTGAACCAGTAATACCAACAATCGGTGCTTCTGAAATTAAGTAAGCCAATTCCACCTCAGTCAAGACTGGAATACCCTTGGCCAAAGCCTTTTCTATCATGGGATTGCTGTAAGGGATACCTGGATTTTTCACCATAAGGGCAAACTCTTCATCCAAGAGTTCCAAAGGATGGCCACCTGTGATAACCTTGATCCCTTCTTCCAACAAACTTTGGGCAGCTGGATTGTCCTCGAAAGGTTTCCCATCATTTACTGTCACAATGGCACCTAGCTTGTCCAACAAACGAGCTGCAGATTCACCAGACTTTGCCAAACCTAAAACAAGGACTTTCTTATTTTTAAATTGATCTATTACTTTCATGTCTCAAACTCCATTTCTACTCTTACTATTTTACCATTTTTATGGAAATAAAAAAGCCACAAAGTGTGTTTGTGACTCTTTCTTCTAACTGAATTTTACCTTATCATCTATGTGATAAATCGGTAACTCGAATAACTTGGTCCACTTGCTCCCAAATCAGAGGATTGTGGGTCGCAATAATAATGGTTCGATTCGGATTTTTTAAAGATTCTAGGATGGAAAGTAATTCCTCAGAGTTTTTGGGGTCTAGTGAAGCGGTTGGTTCATCTGCGAGAATCAAAGGTGGATCCTTTAAAATTATCTTCGCTAGTGCAACACGTTGTGCTTCTCCTCCTGATAATTCAAAGATAGGTTGCTTCAAATCTAAATAAGAGAGGTTAACACGGTTTAGAGCTTGTTTCATCAAAGAGATTTTCTCTTTTTCTTTCAACTTTTTACCAACTAAACCCAGATTGAGATTTTCTTTGACGGTTTGGCTTTCAATTAAGCCAAAATCTTGAAATAGATATCCCAAATAATCTCTAAAGAAAACAGAAGGCTTGATGTCCTTAAGAGAGGTGCCATCATAGATGATTTGCCCTTTGTCATATGGCTCTAATCGTCCAATCATATTCAAGAGTGTTGTCTTACCACAGCCACTTGTACCGATTAAGGCATAAATTTTCCCACCTTCAAAATGAAGATTGGTATCTGAAAATAGCTGACGGCTTCCAAATTTTTTAGATATATTCTTTAGTTCAATCATCCTATTTTCCTTTCATAATTGTCATAGAAACACGAGATTCTTTCTGCGCTTGACGGTAAAGCGTCAGAACTGCACTAGCTAGAAAGACTAATAAAGTGAGCAAGCCAATCACCAAGTCTCGACTGCTTAAAATAAAGAGACTAGCACCAAATACAAAACTGGCAAATTGACTAACCATATACTGAGCATGTGTTTCAAAAAATCGTAAACCTGAAATTCGTTTAATCAAGATATCTCGACGGAATTGCTCGAAATATAGAAGATTGACAGAATAAAAGAGTAACAAGGAACTAGCTATTCCAACAATAGCTCCTAGGATTAAAGTTGCTGTTTCAGTTTGAACTTCATTATAACGAGTTAGATAAACACTTCTTCCTTCTTTAAGATAGGATACTTGCTCATAAATTCCTGCATTTTTCAAGAGTTTAATCCCATCTTCATATCCTTTGACAAAGATATTCTTACCAGCATTGATAGACCAACTAGATTTGGAAATGATACTATCACCTATAGATGTTGGAGTAAATACAACTAAAATCGGATCAGTCAAATACTGAGTGGATACGGGATTCTCACCGTTATTATAAACAAACCGCTTTTCTCCAGTTGGAAGATAACTAACAATCGCTCTCATTTCATACTCTAAAGGAGCACTTGCCTCCTCACCAGATTTTCCATAATCACTCAATCTTTCTTCAAAAGCTTTCTTAAGTTCTGCTTCCTGTGAACGAAGAGATTCTGGTAATAAGAGTCCAAATTCCCCTTTTTGAAGATGGGCTAGTTTCTGTCTAGTCTCACCATTTACAGATACATTTTCCTTGTCCAAATAACTTGGACTGACATAGAGAACATTAGCATTTGGACTATAGGTATCCAGTGTCTCTCCCTGTTCATTTTTTCCTTGAGGATTTGCAAAATGAATGAGATTATCTTTTACAAATAGAGCCTGTTCTTCTTCGATTGCTTCCTTGGCAAAGGCATACCACTTATTCTGATTTTCTGTATCTTTTACTCTATCACCTAAGCCAAAGAAAATCTGGTAATAGTCTGCTCTATCCTGCCATGCTTGTTTTGAAATTTCAAGTTCTTTCAATCGTTGGTAAGACGTCAAACCTGTCTTAACAGCGTAGCCTACTGTAAAGACAGCAACTAACTGACACAATAGGGTTAAAGCCATCAAGCGTTTAAGGGGTAATCTCCCCTTAATAACGGGAACTAATGCTTTGTAACTCAAACTCATTAGATAAAGGAGCATTAGTAAAATTGAAATACCCAATAAAAACAACAGATAGAAACTAATCCCAAAACCATAGGTGGCTAACAAGACAGGATAAAACAAACCTTGACTAAAAAGAACGACTCCCCCACCTAGGAAGGAAAGGAGGGCTGATAGAAGGAGCCATTTGATATCAGTAGATAAAGAATGCCCCATGATGGATAAGAGAGTCTGACCAGAAAAGAGTTTTATACCTGCAGCTCTCATTTCCTTAATCCGAGTGATAATCACTAGAGCAAAGAAAGATAAGCCAAATATTGCTAAACTAATTAAAATAAGGGGAATTAGTAACATTCTAAAAGCAAGAGAATAGGGCGCTGTCTTTCGGTCAGGAATTGCTTTATAACCCAAATCTCCTAATTTATCGGCAAGCTTTTCTTTCGTCAAGGAGCCTGACAAAAGGAGATAACTATTTAGCGGATCACTACGTTCACGACTTTCTTGGCTAGCTTCTTGGAATTCTTTTGGTAAAGTTCCCTGACCATAAGTTGCATAAGTAAAGTGAGTCGTCCCATCCTTACTCGGCTCTACAATTCTTCTAGCTATTAAACTCTGTTCTGAGTTTGCAAAATTCTCTAATTCCTTTTCAAATACCTCACGCGTCGGTTCCTGAGTATCTTTTTTAACACGAAGTAAGGAAACGGAATCATAGCTTGCATATAAATATTGTGGCGCACGTAAGACAATAATCCAAGCAAAGAAAAAGCTGAGAAAAAAAGTTGATAATAATATGAATAGTTTCTTCATAGTAGACTCCTTGTATAAGAGAATAACCCTATAGAACAAAGATTTTATGTTTTATAAATTCTTAGAATTATTTTCCTAGTTTAATCCATTACACCCTGAGCACCAAGACAACAAATTTAATCCTTCCTCGTTTTGAAAACGATTTCTTATAATTTAAGTATATCACTTTCTATATAATCTATCAACATATTTTACCAAAATATTATTAGTAATAGAATTTTACAGTTCCCTTAAAAATAGATGTCATTAACGAATTTTATACAAGTTTTTCCCATTCATATTATCCAAGCAAAAGAGATGATATTAACTAAAAAGCAATTCAAACTATTGTAAAATTGATACAAAAAAAGAGAGCCAAAACTCTCTTTTTATCTTCTTTTACTTTTATGGACCGACATGAGGGTAATATCTCGCAAGCTAAAATATGCTAGGAAGAGCATAGCGACTGCGATGAAGAATTCTGTCGGTAGCTGAAAGATTTGCAGGACAGACAGCATCAGCAAAATCAAAAGTGCTACGAAAGCAAAGACGACAAGGACGATGTTGACTGTCCCTTTAATACTTTCTGGTGTCACAAATACATAGAGTAGTAATAAGAGGAGTCCTATGATTAAATAAACCATCTTTATCTCTTTCTAGCTCTTATTCAGCTGATTTTTTCTTCTTGTTAGCTTTCTCACGCTCTGCTTTGTTAAGGATTTGTTTACGCAAACGGATAGACTCAGGCGTTACTTCCATGTACTCATCGTCGTTCAAGAACTCAAGAGACTCTTCAAGTGTCAAGATACGAGGTGTCTTGATAACAGCTGTTTGGTCCTTAGTAGCTGAACGGACGTTGGTCATTTGTTTTGCCTTAGTGATGTTAACTGTCAAGTCATTTTCACGAGAGTTTTCACCGATGATCATTCCTTCATAAACCTCAGTACCTGGGTTGACAAAGATTGTTCCACGTTCTTCGATAGACATGATTGAGTAAGTTGTAGCCTTACCAGCATCAATAGAAACAAGGGCACCACGGTGACGTCCACCAATTTCCCCTGGAATCAATGGCAAGTATTGGTCGAAGGTATGGTTCATGATACCGTAACCACGAGTCATTGACAAGAACTCAGTTGAGTATCCAATCAACCCACGCGCAGGAACAAGGAAGACCAAACGAGTTTGACCATTACCAGTTGAAATCATATCCAACATTTCACCTTTACGTTCAGAAAGGCTTTGGATAACAGATCCTTGGTATTCTTCTGGAGTGTCGATTTGAACACGTTCAAATGGTTCACATTTAACACCATCAATTTCTTTTACGATAACCTCTGGACGAGATACTTGAAGTTCATATCCTTCACGACGCATTGTTTCGATAAGGATTGACAAGTGCAATTCTCCACGTCCTGAAACAGTCCATTTGTCTGGTGAATCAGTTGGGTCAACACGGAGGGAAACGTCTGTTTGCAATTCGGCCTGCAAGCGTTCTTCTACCTTACGAGAAGTCACCCATTTACCTTCTTTACCAGCAAATGGTGAGTTGTTGACCAAGAATGTCATTTGAAGAGTTGGCTCATCGATGTGTAGGATTGGAAGAGCTTCAACTGCGTCTGTCGGAGTAATGGTTTCACCGACAAAGATATCTTCCATACCTGAAACGGCAATCAAGTCACCTGCTTTAGCTTCTTGGATTTCACGACGTTCCAAACCAAAGAAACCGAAGAGTTTTGTAACACGGAAGTTTTTAGTTGTACCGTCAAGTTTAGAAAGGGTAACTTGGTCCCCAACCTTAACAGTACCACGGAAGACACGACCGATACCGATACGTCCAACAAAGTCGTTGTAGTCCAAAAGTGACACTTGGAACTGCAAAGGCTCATCTGAGTTATCTACTGGAGCTGGGATATGGTCAATAATCGTGTCAAAGATTGGTGCCATAGTCGCTTCTTGGTCAGCTGGATCATCCGACAATGAAGAAGTTCCGTTGATCGCTG is a window of Streptococcus mitis DNA encoding:
- a CDS encoding UDP-N-acetylglucosamine--N-acetylmuramyl-(pentapeptide) pyrophosphoryl-undecaprenol N-acetylglucosamine transferase, which codes for MKKIVFTGGGTVGHVTLNLLLMPKFIEDGWEVHYIGDKRGIEHQEILKSGLDVTFHSIATGKLRRYFSWQNMLDVFKVAWGIVQSLFIMLRIRPQALFSKGGFVSVPPVIAARVSGVPVFIHESDLSMGLANKIAYKFATKMYSTFEQASSLSKVEHVGAVTKVSDQKSPEPDELVDIQTHFNPKLPTVLFVGGSAGARVFNQLVTDHKKELTERYNIINLTGDSSLNELSQNLFRVDYVTNLYQPLMELADIVVTRGGANTIFELLAMAKLHVIVPLGREASRGDQIENAAYFVKKGYAEELQESDLTLDSLEEKLSHLLSHKEDYQAKMKASKELKSLADFYQLLKKDLS
- the murD gene encoding UDP-N-acetylmuramoyl-L-alanine--D-glutamate ligase; the protein is MKVIDQFKNKKVLVLGLAKSGESAARLLDKLGAIVTVNDGKPFEDNPAAQSLLEEGIKVITGGHPLELLDEEFALMVKNPGIPYSNPMIEKALAKGIPVLTEVELAYLISEAPIVGITGSNGKTTTTTMIGEVLTAAGQHGLLSGNIGYPASQVAQTASDRDTLVMELSSFQLMGVQEFHPEIAVITNLMPTHIDYHGSFEEYVAAKWNIQNKMTAADFLVLNFNQDLAKELATKTQATVVPFSTLEKVDGAYLEDGHLYFRGEVVMEANEIGVPGSHNVENALATIAVAKLRGVDNQIIKETLSAFGGVKHRLQFVDEIKGVKFYNDSKSTNILATQKALSGFDNSKVILIAGGLDRGNEFDELVPDITGLKKMVILGQSAERVKRAADKAGVAYVDATDIADATRKAYELATQGDVVLLSPANASWDMYANFEVRGDLFIDTVAELKE
- a CDS encoding ABC transporter ATP-binding protein, which encodes MIELKNISKKFGSRQLFSDTNLHFEGGKIYALIGTSGCGKTTLLNMIGRLEPYDKGQIIYDGTSLKDIKPSVFFRDYLGYLFQDFGLIESQTVKENLNLGLVGKKLKEKEKISLMKQALNRVNLSYLDLKQPIFELSGGEAQRVALAKIILKDPPLILADEPTASLDPKNSEELLSILESLKNPNRTIIIATHNPLIWEQVDQVIRVTDLSHR
- a CDS encoding bacteriocin-associated integral membrane family protein, which translates into the protein MKKLFILLSTFFLSFFFAWIIVLRAPQYLYASYDSVSLLRVKKDTQEPTREVFEKELENFANSEQSLIARRIVEPSKDGTTHFTYATYGQGTLPKEFQEASQESRERSDPLNSYLLLSGSLTKEKLADKLGDLGYKAIPDRKTAPYSLAFRMLLIPLILISLAIFGLSFFALVIITRIKEMRAAGIKLFSGQTLLSIMGHSLSTDIKWLLLSALLSFLGGGVVLFSQGLFYPVLLATYGFGISFYLLFLLGISILLMLLYLMSLSYKALVPVIKGRLPLKRLMALTLLCQLVAVFTVGYAVKTGLTSYQRLKELEISKQAWQDRADYYQIFFGLGDRVKDTENQNKWYAFAKEAIEEEQALFVKDNLIHFANPQGKNEQGETLDTYSPNANVLYVSPSYLDKENVSVNGETRQKLAHLQKGEFGLLLPESLRSQEAELKKAFEERLSDYGKSGEEASAPLEYEMRAIVSYLPTGEKRFVYNNGENPVSTQYLTDPILVVFTPTSIGDSIISKSSWSINAGKNIFVKGYEDGIKLLKNAGIYEQVSYLKEGRSVYLTRYNEVQTETATLILGAIVGIASSLLLFYSVNLLYFEQFRRDILIKRISGLRFFETHAQYMVSQFASFVFGASLFILSSRDLVIGLLTLLVFLASAVLTLYRQAQKESRVSMTIMKGK
- a CDS encoding DUF3165 family protein, coding for MVYLIIGLLLLLLYVFVTPESIKGTVNIVLVVFAFVALLILLMLSVLQIFQLPTEFFIAVAMLFLAYFSLRDITLMSVHKSKRR
- the typA gene encoding translational GTPase TypA, whose amino-acid sequence is MTKLREDIRNIAIIAHVDHGKTTLVDELLKQSETLDARTELAERAMDSNDIEKERGITILAKNTAVAYNGTRINIMDTPGHADFGGEVERIMKMVDGVVLVVDAYEGTMPQTRFVLKKALEQDLVPIVVVNKIDKPSARPAEVVDEVLELFIELGADDDQLDFPVVYASAINGTSSLSDDPADQEATMAPIFDTIIDHIPAPVDNSDEPLQFQVSLLDYNDFVGRIGIGRVFRGTVKVGDQVTLSKLDGTTKNFRVTKLFGFFGLERREIQEAKAGDLIAVSGMEDIFVGETITPTDAVEALPILHIDEPTLQMTFLVNNSPFAGKEGKWVTSRKVEERLQAELQTDVSLRVDPTDSPDKWTVSGRGELHLSILIETMRREGYELQVSRPEVIVKEIDGVKCEPFERVQIDTPEEYQGSVIQSLSERKGEMLDMISTGNGQTRLVFLVPARGLIGYSTEFLSMTRGYGIMNHTFDQYLPLIPGEIGGRHRGALVSIDAGKATTYSIMSIEERGTIFVNPGTEVYEGMIIGENSRENDLTVNITKAKQMTNVRSATKDQTAVIKTPRILTLEESLEFLNDDEYMEVTPESIRLRKQILNKAEREKANKKKKSAE